A region of Culicoides brevitarsis isolate CSIRO-B50_1 chromosome 1, AGI_CSIRO_Cbre_v1, whole genome shotgun sequence DNA encodes the following proteins:
- the LOC134827275 gene encoding protein RER1, with translation MDDDLTSSSPASKNVVFQFFVRIGQIYQTYLDKATPHARARWVFAVVLVCLFLLRIFTAQGWYIVTYALGIYHLNLFIAFLTPKIDPALDLDDDMGPELPTKSSEEFRPFIRRLPEFKFWLSVTKSTLIGIFCTFFDAFNIPVFWPILVMYFITLFCITMKRQIKHMIKYRYLPFTHGKPRYQQLNQEK, from the exons ATGGATGACGATTTGACGAGCAGCAGCCCCGCATCGAAAAATGTcgtgtttcaatttttcgtacGGATAGGACAG atttaccAAACTTACCTGGACAAAGCAACTCCGCATGCGAGAGCGCGATGGGTGTTTGCCGTTgttcttgtttgtttgtttttgctgCGGATATTTACTGCACAAGGCTGGTACATTGTCACATATGCCCTCGGCATTTACCATCTTAATCTATTTATTGCATTCTTAACACCAAAAATTGATCCGGCACTCGATTTGGACGACGACATGGGACCCGAGCTGCCCACAAAGTCGAGCGAAGAGTTTAGACCGTTCATTCGACG cttacctgagtttaaattttggttGTCGGTAACGAAAAGTACACTAATTGGTATATTCTGCACATTCTTTGATGCCTTTAACATCCCCGTTTTTTGGCCCATTCTTGTTATGTATTTTATCACACTATTTTGTATTACCATGAAAAGACAAATTAAG catATGATTAAGTACCGTTACTTGCCATTTACACACGGTAAACCACGTTACCAGCAACTGAATCAGGAAAAGTGA